A single region of the Sphingobium sp. TKS genome encodes:
- a CDS encoding A24 family peptidase produces the protein MIKDVVLLAVSLLLIAAAVEDMARLRISNIFPLLVVGLYAVWVAVTGWENDIWRNGTVFLAVFALGCGLFAMRWMGGGDIKLMSACALWFDWQGVVPWFVYITVGGGILALLIIAGRRMVPQSVREGSSVALFAQKGPIPYGVAIALGTIMALYMVGPNPSGVARLPDFIQGLR, from the coding sequence ATGATCAAGGATGTGGTTCTGTTGGCCGTTTCTCTCCTGTTGATCGCCGCGGCGGTCGAGGACATGGCGCGCCTGCGCATATCCAACATCTTTCCGTTGTTGGTCGTTGGCCTCTATGCGGTCTGGGTTGCGGTGACGGGTTGGGAAAATGATATCTGGCGCAACGGCACCGTCTTTCTGGCGGTGTTTGCGCTGGGCTGCGGCTTGTTTGCAATGCGCTGGATGGGCGGCGGCGACATCAAGCTGATGAGCGCCTGCGCCCTCTGGTTCGACTGGCAGGGGGTCGTTCCCTGGTTCGTCTACATCACCGTGGGTGGAGGCATATTGGCGCTGCTGATCATCGCCGGACGCCGGATGGTGCCGCAAAGCGTGCGGGAAGGTTCCTCGGTCGCGCTGTTCGCGCAAAAGGGGCCGATACCCTATGGCGTGGCGATCGCGCTTGGCACGATCATGGCGCTGTATATGGTGGGGCCGAATCCCAGCGGGGTCGCGCGCTTGCCTGATTTCATTCAGGGGCTGCGCTGA
- a CDS encoding response regulator codes for MMAQIAIVDDHPIFLDGMAQFLNSHGHDILFCARSVEEALERMQAGEPDLLILDVSMKSGGGLAILSAIRGSGSTVPVIFMTVHIRPEQTLEAIKLGVDGVVLKDSDPNDLLSCIQQVMGGNKSIAPFVMEQALVHSISAPANDTNVLAVLTDRELEIAGLIRAGLRNREIAGRCGLTEGTVKVHLHSIFQKLNIKSRSELIIMMMTMDSEMPAVGMEQ; via the coding sequence ATGATGGCCCAGATTGCGATAGTCGACGATCATCCGATCTTCCTGGATGGCATGGCGCAGTTCCTGAATTCCCACGGCCATGACATCTTGTTCTGCGCCCGCTCGGTGGAAGAGGCACTGGAACGGATGCAGGCGGGCGAGCCGGACCTGCTGATCCTGGACGTCAGCATGAAGAGCGGCGGCGGCCTGGCGATCCTTTCCGCCATCCGGGGCAGCGGCAGCACGGTGCCGGTCATCTTCATGACCGTGCATATCCGTCCGGAACAGACGCTGGAAGCGATCAAGCTGGGCGTCGACGGCGTCGTGCTGAAGGACAGCGACCCCAACGACCTGCTGTCCTGCATTCAGCAGGTCATGGGCGGCAACAAGAGCATCGCGCCTTTCGTCATGGAACAGGCCTTGGTGCACAGCATTTCCGCGCCCGCCAATGACACCAATGTGCTCGCCGTGCTGACGGATCGCGAGCTGGAAATTGCCGGCCTGATCCGCGCGGGCCTGCGCAATCGGGAGATCGCCGGGCGTTGCGGGCTGACGGAGGGGACGGTGAAGGTGCACCTGCACAGCATCTTCCAGAAGCTCAACATCAAGTCGCGCTCGGAGCTGATCATCATGATGATGACGATGGACAGCGAAATGCCTGCCGTCGGGATGGAGCAGTAA
- a CDS encoding sensor histidine kinase, producing MLWLGRSPTLGFAISRVAFAAASIWQIAAMFNNEPDFAHTALLLKAAVWTWTAISIAQNSLTPPLGLLLRPIFLIFDLIIFLTIIVLCEPLQIAALGCLFFVAWSASDRFGRGALVILGLCLVVAFIARGYYEAWASARHVPAVDRAIDSLTIVIGCVIAASMLSMNILEQRLISWTERLQGVGLSFQKSLAQFLVEQVSQLMNSRYCAFVWEMTDDTAVHCELADAEGVRHLLLPQKQIDGLSNVTPREAPFLYSTQSPRLLLRSRLGILRNERAADLTETISDVFGPGQGVSFHVQAGELRGRLFIGTSHGWSPALLLRCLRIQEGIDLFLERHFFFLAWRQRTFAEARQALSRDLHDSVLQTLAALRVRLVTTIHGMSDAGIPDKLAELKSMEELVTAEQAHLRRLLSQQSPVPAESDVDLGREVERCCRFIALQWAIDCRLNLVERSMIVSAETAAEVEYLIREAAANAVKHAHARHITVSIAQVDDEILIALKDNPGPQAIAKESYTGDFELQSQSIMKRLGKIGGTAYFHNLSMNSLISIRLPSSLPRSPI from the coding sequence GTGCTTTGGCTCGGACGTTCACCGACGCTGGGTTTTGCCATATCCCGTGTCGCCTTTGCGGCTGCCTCGATCTGGCAGATCGCTGCCATGTTCAACAATGAGCCGGATTTCGCTCATACGGCGTTGCTGCTGAAGGCGGCCGTCTGGACATGGACGGCGATCAGCATCGCCCAAAATTCGTTGACGCCGCCGCTGGGGCTGCTGCTGCGGCCCATTTTCCTGATATTCGACCTGATCATCTTCCTGACGATCATCGTGCTGTGCGAACCCTTGCAGATCGCGGCGCTGGGATGCCTGTTCTTCGTCGCATGGTCGGCATCCGACAGGTTCGGCCGGGGGGCTCTTGTCATTTTGGGGCTCTGCCTGGTCGTCGCCTTCATCGCGCGCGGCTATTATGAAGCATGGGCTTCGGCGCGGCATGTACCAGCGGTGGATCGCGCCATCGACAGCCTGACCATCGTCATCGGCTGTGTCATCGCGGCATCCATGTTGAGCATGAACATCCTGGAGCAGCGGTTGATAAGCTGGACTGAGCGGCTCCAGGGCGTCGGCCTCTCCTTCCAGAAATCGCTGGCGCAATTTCTGGTGGAGCAGGTCTCCCAATTGATGAATTCCCGCTATTGCGCGTTCGTCTGGGAAATGACGGACGATACCGCCGTCCATTGCGAATTGGCCGATGCGGAGGGCGTGCGCCATCTCCTCCTGCCGCAAAAGCAGATTGACGGCCTGTCGAACGTGACGCCGCGGGAAGCGCCCTTCCTCTATTCCACCCAATCGCCCCGGCTACTGCTGCGCAGCCGCCTCGGCATATTGCGCAACGAGCGCGCGGCGGACCTGACCGAAACCATATCGGACGTGTTCGGCCCCGGCCAGGGCGTGAGTTTCCACGTCCAGGCCGGCGAACTGCGCGGGCGGCTATTCATCGGGACAAGCCATGGCTGGTCGCCCGCCTTGCTGCTGCGGTGCCTGCGCATACAGGAAGGGATCGACCTTTTCCTTGAGCGGCATTTCTTCTTCCTCGCCTGGCGCCAGCGGACCTTTGCCGAAGCGCGTCAGGCGCTGAGCCGCGATCTGCACGACAGCGTGCTGCAAACGCTGGCGGCGCTGCGCGTCCGGCTCGTGACCACGATCCACGGCATGTCCGATGCCGGCATTCCCGACAAATTGGCGGAACTCAAGTCGATGGAAGAGTTGGTGACGGCCGAACAGGCCCATTTGCGCCGCCTGCTCAGCCAGCAAAGTCCGGTTCCGGCGGAAAGCGATGTCGACCTGGGTCGGGAGGTGGAACGCTGCTGCCGCTTCATCGCGCTGCAATGGGCGATCGACTGCCGCCTGAACCTGGTCGAGCGCTCCATGATCGTATCGGCCGAAACGGCAGCGGAAGTCGAATATCTGATCCGCGAAGCCGCCGCCAATGCCGTCAAACATGCCCATGCGCGCCACATCACTGTCTCGATCGCCCAGGTCGACGATGAAATATTGATCGCGTTGAAGGATAATCCGGGACCGCAGGCCATCGCCAAAGAAAGCTATACCGGGGATTTCGAACTCCAGTCGCAGTCGATCATGAAGCGACTGGGCAAGATCGGCGGAACGGCGTATTTTCATAACTTAAGCATGAATTCACTTATTTCGATCAGGTTACCCTCCTCTTTACCAAGGTCTCCGATATGA
- the recO gene encoding DNA repair protein RecO has product MATLITPALVCALRAHGEHGAIARLLTPDHGLLPGYVRGGRSRQMRPVLLPGNAVKAEFRARTEEQLAGLTVELDHSRAPLLAEPLPAAAIDWACALTAVALPEGTPYPALYQALDGVLGAVEAAPAARGWAVALIRYELLMLAELGFGLDLTRCAAMGGNDDLAYVSPRSAAAVSRAGAAGYEDRLLPLPAFLLEGGAGDWPAILDGLRLTGFFLERSVLTDWRIDVLAARERLVDRLKRAVA; this is encoded by the coding sequence ATGGCGACGCTGATCACCCCGGCCCTTGTCTGCGCCCTGCGGGCCCATGGCGAACATGGCGCGATCGCGCGGCTGTTGACGCCCGACCATGGCCTGCTGCCCGGCTATGTGCGGGGTGGGCGCTCGCGTCAGATGCGTCCCGTCCTGCTGCCGGGCAATGCCGTCAAGGCCGAGTTTCGCGCCAGGACGGAGGAGCAGTTGGCCGGGCTAACCGTCGAACTGGACCATAGCCGCGCGCCCCTGTTGGCGGAACCGTTGCCGGCGGCGGCGATCGATTGGGCCTGTGCGCTGACGGCGGTCGCCTTGCCGGAAGGAACGCCCTATCCGGCGCTCTACCAGGCGCTGGACGGCGTGCTGGGCGCGGTGGAGGCGGCGCCTGCGGCAAGAGGCTGGGCGGTGGCGCTGATCCGTTATGAATTGTTGATGTTGGCCGAGCTGGGTTTCGGACTGGATCTGACCCGCTGCGCAGCGATGGGCGGCAATGACGATCTGGCCTATGTCAGCCCGCGCAGCGCGGCGGCGGTCAGCCGCGCGGGCGCCGCCGGTTATGAGGATCGGCTGCTGCCCTTGCCCGCTTTTCTGCTGGAGGGCGGGGCAGGGGATTGGCCTGCCATATTGGACGGCCTGCGATTGACTGGCTTCTTTCTCGAACGGTCCGTACTCACGGATTGGCGGATCGATGTGCTCGCCGCGCGGGAGCGGTTGGTTGACCGGTTGAAAAGAGCGGTTGCCTAA
- the leuB gene encoding 3-isopropylmalate dehydrogenase: protein MLIALFPGDGIGPEIVAQAKRVLDALAIPGITYEEGLVGGAAYKAVGHPLPPETLDLARRADAVLFGAVGDPDCDSLERHLRPEQAILGLRKELGLFSNLRPAKVFPELADASALKKEVASAIDLLIVRETNGDVYFGEKGMRKTPEGLREGYDIMSYNEEQVRKIAHSGFQAARARRGKLCSVDKANVLETSQLWRDVVIEVSADYPDVALSHMYVDNAAMQLVRNPGQFDVIVTGNMFGDILSDQASMCVGSIGMLASATLNDSNQGLYEPIHGSAPDIAGQGKANPLATVLSAGMMLRYSLNLADQADRIEAAVAKALANGARSFDLGGTMSTVEMGDAVLAALV, encoded by the coding sequence ATGTTGATCGCCCTGTTCCCCGGAGATGGCATCGGTCCCGAGATCGTCGCTCAGGCGAAGCGCGTGCTGGATGCGCTGGCGATCCCCGGCATCACCTATGAGGAAGGCCTGGTGGGCGGCGCGGCCTACAAGGCGGTCGGCCATCCGTTGCCGCCGGAAACGCTGGACCTCGCCAGGCGCGCCGATGCGGTCCTGTTCGGCGCGGTGGGCGATCCGGATTGCGACTCGCTGGAGCGGCATCTGCGCCCGGAACAGGCGATATTGGGCCTGCGCAAGGAACTCGGCCTCTTCTCCAACCTGCGCCCGGCCAAGGTCTTCCCCGAACTGGCCGATGCCTCCGCGCTCAAGAAGGAGGTGGCAAGCGCCATCGACCTGTTGATCGTGCGCGAAACCAATGGCGACGTCTATTTCGGTGAGAAGGGCATGCGCAAGACGCCCGAAGGCCTGCGCGAAGGCTATGACATCATGTCCTATAATGAGGAGCAGGTGCGCAAGATCGCCCATAGCGGTTTCCAGGCGGCACGCGCGCGCCGGGGCAAGCTCTGCTCGGTGGACAAGGCCAATGTACTGGAAACCAGCCAGCTCTGGCGCGATGTGGTGATCGAGGTGTCGGCGGACTATCCCGATGTCGCCTTGAGCCATATGTATGTCGACAATGCCGCGATGCAGCTCGTGCGCAATCCTGGTCAGTTCGACGTGATCGTCACCGGCAATATGTTTGGGGACATCCTTTCCGATCAGGCGAGCATGTGCGTCGGCTCCATCGGCATGTTGGCTTCGGCCACGCTCAACGACAGCAATCAGGGCCTGTATGAGCCGATCCACGGCTCCGCGCCCGATATTGCCGGGCAGGGCAAGGCCAATCCGCTGGCAACGGTCCTGTCGGCGGGGATGATGCTGCGCTACTCGCTGAACTTGGCCGATCAGGCCGACCGCATCGAAGCCGCCGTCGCCAAGGCGCTCGCCAATGGCGCGCGCAGCTTCGATCTGGGCGGCACGATGAGCACGGTCGAAATGGGCGATGCCGTGCTGGCGGCGCTGGTCTGA
- a CDS encoding trans-sulfuration enzyme family protein — MKRKSGQNPEITKHWRPATLAVRGGSARSEWGETSEALFLTSGYSYDRAEDAAMRFAGEQQGMTYSRLQNPTVEMLEQRIALLEGAEACRATATGMAAMTAALLCQLSVGDHVVAGKALFGSCRWLTDTLLPKFGIEATTVDATDNAAWEAAIRPNTKAFFFETPANPTMDVADLAAICGIAKAHGIVSVVDNAFATPALQRPMEFGADVVAYSATKMMDGQGRVLAGAICGTEDFIINTLLPFHRNTGPTLSAFNAWVVLKGLETLDLRIRRQSENALKVAKFLEGRVAKVLYPGLESHPQHALAMKQMEMAGPIFSLYVGGGRAEAHGLLNGLELVDISNNIGDSRSLMTHPASTTHYGMAETARLEVGITEDMLRLNVGLEDPDDVIEDLDRALKSIGR, encoded by the coding sequence ATGAAGCGCAAGAGCGGGCAGAACCCCGAAATCACCAAGCACTGGCGTCCGGCCACTCTGGCGGTGCGCGGCGGCAGCGCGCGCAGCGAATGGGGGGAAACCTCCGAAGCGCTGTTCCTGACCAGCGGCTATAGCTATGACCGGGCGGAAGACGCCGCGATGCGCTTCGCGGGCGAGCAGCAGGGCATGACCTATTCCCGCCTCCAAAATCCTACGGTGGAGATGCTGGAACAGCGCATCGCTTTGCTGGAAGGCGCCGAAGCCTGTCGCGCGACCGCGACCGGCATGGCGGCGATGACGGCGGCCCTGCTCTGCCAGCTTTCGGTGGGCGACCATGTGGTGGCGGGCAAGGCGCTGTTCGGTTCCTGCCGCTGGCTGACCGACACGTTGCTGCCCAAGTTCGGGATCGAGGCGACCACCGTCGACGCGACCGACAATGCGGCGTGGGAAGCGGCGATCCGCCCCAACACCAAGGCCTTCTTCTTCGAGACGCCCGCCAACCCGACCATGGATGTGGCGGACCTCGCTGCGATCTGCGGCATTGCGAAGGCGCATGGCATCGTCAGCGTCGTAGACAATGCCTTTGCGACGCCCGCGCTCCAGCGGCCGATGGAATTCGGGGCGGACGTGGTGGCCTACAGCGCGACCAAGATGATGGACGGGCAGGGCCGCGTTCTGGCGGGCGCGATCTGCGGCACTGAAGATTTCATCATCAACACGCTGCTGCCGTTCCACCGCAACACCGGGCCGACCCTCAGCGCCTTCAACGCCTGGGTGGTGCTGAAGGGACTGGAGACGCTCGACCTGCGCATCCGCCGCCAGAGCGAGAATGCGCTCAAGGTCGCCAAATTCCTTGAGGGGCGCGTGGCGAAGGTGCTCTATCCGGGCCTCGAAAGCCATCCGCAGCACGCCCTCGCCATGAAACAGATGGAGATGGCCGGTCCCATCTTCTCGCTCTATGTCGGCGGCGGCCGCGCGGAGGCGCACGGCCTGCTCAACGGCCTCGAACTGGTCGACATCAGCAATAATATCGGTGACTCGCGCTCGCTGATGACGCACCCGGCCTCCACCACCCATTATGGCATGGCGGAAACGGCGCGGCTGGAGGTCGGCATCACCGAGGATATGCTGCGCCTCAATGTCGGCCTGGAAGACCCGGACGATGTGATCGAGGATCTCGATCGCGCGTTGAAGTCGATAGGCCGTTGA
- the apaG gene encoding Co2+/Mg2+ efflux protein ApaG, with product MNALFPFHATTRDINVHVAVTFLPEQSEPDRGRWFWAYHIRIENDGNQPVQLLTRHWIITDGRGTQHRVDGDGVVGEQPVVQPGRSYDYVSGCPLNTPTGSMKGHYHMIGASGETFDIAIPHFALIAPAVAE from the coding sequence GTGAACGCACTTTTCCCCTTCCACGCGACCACGCGCGACATCAACGTGCATGTGGCCGTCACCTTCCTGCCCGAACAGTCGGAGCCGGACCGGGGCCGATGGTTCTGGGCCTATCATATCCGCATAGAAAATGACGGGAACCAGCCGGTTCAACTGCTGACCCGTCACTGGATCATTACCGATGGGCGGGGCACGCAGCATCGGGTCGATGGAGATGGCGTCGTGGGGGAACAGCCAGTGGTGCAGCCGGGCAGAAGCTATGATTATGTGTCGGGCTGCCCGCTCAACACGCCGACGGGTTCGATGAAGGGCCATTATCACATGATCGGCGCGAGCGGCGAGACGTTCGACATCGCCATCCCCCATTTCGCGCTGATCGCGCCGGCGGTGGCTGAATGA
- a CDS encoding LysR family transcriptional regulator, whose translation MKRTHLPLNGLRVLDAAARHLSFTRAADELAVTPAAVGQQIRALEDLLGVVLFRRTPKGLELTPETEAGLSALRAGFLEFEEAVRAMQAGQSSSSLTIAAPRDLTAKWLQPRLAGYAASQPDLKFALVAADETLDFTEANLDLALRLAEGPGENEGIKLGEASFVTIEAAGGGPDHRIEWPGCPKGDAPATIRVADAGLAIEAAANGFGHACVPFLLAQADIAAGRVRQVGDPAPSPLAYWLIAPLPQWRQKKVKALVEALTG comes from the coding sequence ATGAAGCGTACCCATTTGCCGTTGAACGGCCTGCGCGTGCTGGATGCGGCGGCGCGGCACCTGTCCTTCACCCGCGCGGCCGATGAACTGGCCGTGACCCCTGCTGCCGTGGGTCAGCAGATCCGCGCCCTGGAAGATCTGCTGGGCGTCGTGCTGTTCCGCCGCACGCCCAAGGGGTTGGAACTCACTCCTGAAACCGAGGCGGGCCTTTCAGCCCTGCGCGCCGGTTTCCTGGAGTTTGAGGAGGCGGTGCGGGCCATGCAGGCGGGCCAGTCCAGCTCCTCGCTCACCATCGCGGCGCCACGCGACCTCACCGCCAAATGGCTCCAGCCGCGCCTCGCGGGCTATGCGGCCAGCCAGCCCGACCTCAAATTCGCGCTGGTCGCGGCGGATGAGACGCTGGACTTCACTGAAGCCAATCTCGACCTTGCCCTGCGCCTTGCCGAAGGGCCGGGCGAGAATGAAGGCATCAAGCTGGGTGAAGCGTCCTTCGTCACCATCGAAGCAGCCGGGGGCGGCCCCGACCACCGCATCGAATGGCCCGGCTGTCCCAAGGGAGACGCGCCCGCGACGATCCGCGTGGCCGATGCGGGGCTGGCGATCGAAGCGGCGGCCAACGGCTTCGGCCATGCCTGCGTGCCCTTTTTGCTGGCGCAGGCGGATATAGCCGCGGGACGGGTCCGGCAGGTCGGTGATCCGGCGCCTTCGCCGCTGGCCTATTGGCTGATCGCGCCGCTGCCGCAATGGCGGCAGAAGAAGGTCAAGGCTCTGGTCGAGGCGCTGACCGGGTAG
- a CDS encoding tetratricopeptide repeat protein: MALSGGKRVWMMRGALLLCLAAPLHAQAPYVPDITEAREKEWRKLVAASQAAYALGKPADGIDPARKGLALADELFGADDPRTLISANDLALQLDSTGHYREAESLYRRVFDSYLRTRGEDDPNTQLAVENLVDFYVARKRYDAAGPLADYALRSFRRTTGSGSTRSQRMEQIVAAISQPVAAPSASAESAATKGATMDSADPAATPVPELAPHVDNVEKTPATAMESIDEKRP, translated from the coding sequence GTGGCCTTGAGCGGCGGCAAGAGGGTCTGGATGATGCGGGGCGCTTTGCTGCTCTGCCTTGCGGCGCCATTGCACGCGCAGGCGCCCTATGTGCCGGACATTACCGAAGCGCGGGAAAAGGAATGGCGCAAGCTGGTGGCGGCATCCCAGGCGGCCTATGCCTTGGGCAAGCCCGCAGACGGCATCGATCCGGCGCGCAAGGGTTTGGCGCTGGCCGATGAACTGTTCGGCGCGGATGATCCCCGCACGCTGATTTCCGCAAACGACCTGGCGCTGCAACTGGATTCGACCGGACATTATCGGGAGGCGGAGAGCCTGTACCGGCGCGTCTTCGACAGCTATTTGCGGACGCGGGGGGAGGATGATCCCAACACCCAGCTTGCCGTGGAAAATCTGGTCGATTTCTATGTGGCGCGCAAACGCTATGACGCGGCGGGGCCGCTGGCCGATTATGCGCTGCGCAGTTTTCGGCGGACCACCGGCTCGGGCAGCACGCGCAGCCAGCGGATGGAACAGATCGTCGCCGCCATATCGCAGCCTGTTGCCGCCCCATCGGCGTCTGCGGAATCCGCAGCCACCAAGGGCGCGACAATGGATAGCGCCGATCCGGCAGCAACGCCCGTGCCGGAACTGGCGCCCCATGTGGATAACGTGGAAAAAACACCTGCAACGGCAATGGAATCGATAGACGAAAAGCGTCCATGA